A window of the Corynebacterium minutissimum genome harbors these coding sequences:
- a CDS encoding cory-CC-star protein: MLDKLKAFGRGLTEFYSAPYRRSFAKAQQEEDDLFMLLVMSEALGVPNPASYYTLELLPLMYEDFHAWHTRMGMERSPLNGISCC; this comes from the coding sequence ATGCTCGATAAGCTCAAGGCCTTTGGGCGCGGGCTTACCGAGTTCTACTCCGCGCCCTACCGTCGGTCCTTCGCCAAGGCGCAGCAGGAAGAAGATGACCTCTTCATGCTGCTCGTCATGTCGGAGGCCCTCGGCGTGCCGAACCCAGCTAGCTATTACACCCTGGAGTTGCTGCCGCTCATGTACGAGGATTTCCATGCCTGGCACACGCGCATGGGCATGGAGCGCTCACCGTTGAACGGAATTTCATGCTGTTAG
- a CDS encoding ArsA family ATPase produces MLLAPILFFGGKGGVGKTTLATATALRLAQEGKDVLLVSTDPAHNLGHIWDAALSDVPTTVRPHLSAVELDPARATEEHLGDVGKQMRRFMPERLHREVNRQLDLARHSPGTHEAAMLERIAELIEDRADYDHIVFDTAPSGHTSRLMALPEIMAAYTDGLLARREKSDKFGAVVRGMTSAEKSVSTSSMDPVDRRNQEIRSTLLTRRRRFERLRTALTSASTTTFYLVLTADRTPVLETAEFFEELTANGVHVGGLVVNRRTPDSQDAFLAQRRASEDEALALLAQALPGQPIVEIPWLPHEVSTPEVLTALADSLPQSL; encoded by the coding sequence ATGCTGTTAGCCCCCATCCTGTTTTTCGGCGGCAAAGGTGGCGTGGGCAAGACCACGCTGGCCACTGCCACCGCCCTGCGCCTAGCCCAGGAGGGCAAGGACGTCCTGCTCGTGTCCACGGATCCGGCCCACAATCTAGGCCACATTTGGGACGCCGCGCTTTCCGACGTCCCCACGACCGTCCGCCCCCATCTCTCCGCCGTGGAGCTCGACCCGGCGCGGGCCACGGAGGAGCACCTGGGGGACGTCGGCAAGCAGATGCGTCGATTCATGCCCGAGCGCCTGCACCGCGAGGTCAATCGGCAGCTAGACCTTGCCCGGCACTCACCTGGCACGCATGAGGCGGCGATGCTGGAGCGCATCGCGGAGCTCATCGAGGACCGTGCGGACTACGATCATATTGTTTTCGACACCGCACCGTCTGGGCATACTTCGCGGCTCATGGCTCTACCGGAGATCATGGCGGCCTATACCGATGGGCTGCTGGCGCGGCGCGAGAAATCCGATAAGTTCGGTGCCGTGGTGAGGGGGATGACCTCAGCAGAGAAGTCGGTATCCACCAGCTCCATGGACCCGGTTGATCGTCGCAACCAAGAGATTCGCTCCACGCTGCTCACACGCCGCCGCCGCTTCGAGCGCCTGCGAACTGCGCTGACAAGCGCCTCAACGACCACCTTCTATCTCGTTCTCACCGCCGACCGCACCCCAGTGTTGGAAACAGCTGAGTTCTTCGAAGAGCTCACCGCCAACGGAGTTCATGTAGGTGGGCTCGTGGTCAACCGCCGCACGCCGGACAGCCAGGATGCGTTCTTAGCGCAGCGCCGCGCCTCCGAGGACGAGGCACTCGCACTCCTGGCACAGGCGCTGCCTGGTCAGCCAATCGTGGAAATCCCTTGGCTGCCACATGAAGTGTCTACACCGGAGGTGCTGACTGCGCTGGCGGATTCCCTACCACAAAGTCTTTGA
- a CDS encoding LysR family transcriptional regulator, which produces MNLEDVRGVVAVADHGLVGAAADSLGLSQPALTRRVQRIEADIGASLFQRSGRRLRLNSRGRAFVEQARRMLTAETAARDAVARLMDPERGTVRLDFMHSLGTWMVPELLKAYRAEYPHVDIRLHQGAARVLVDRVLAGESDLALVGPRPNTDTAVGWHQLKLQRLGLAVPEGHWAAGRDTVRLNEFADEPFIGMLPGYGTRMLLDDLAASAGFIPRLVFESMELTTVAGLVAAGLGSALLPLDDPYLQTSNLIPLQPAAYRELGLVWRIGDEAPPVERFKDFVVGNPPAQSAPPV; this is translated from the coding sequence ATGAATCTGGAGGATGTGCGCGGTGTTGTCGCCGTGGCCGACCACGGTCTCGTGGGAGCGGCGGCGGATTCTCTTGGGCTGTCCCAGCCCGCCTTAACCCGCCGCGTACAGCGCATAGAGGCCGACATCGGCGCGAGCCTATTCCAGCGAAGTGGCCGGCGCCTGCGGCTCAACTCGCGTGGCCGCGCCTTCGTCGAGCAAGCACGCCGCATGCTCACCGCCGAAACTGCGGCACGTGATGCCGTGGCGCGCCTCATGGATCCTGAGCGCGGTACGGTGCGGCTCGACTTTATGCACTCGCTGGGCACCTGGATGGTCCCAGAGCTGCTCAAGGCCTATCGCGCTGAGTACCCCCACGTGGACATTCGCCTGCACCAGGGAGCTGCGCGCGTGCTCGTGGACCGAGTGCTGGCAGGCGAATCGGACTTGGCCCTGGTGGGGCCGCGCCCGAACACGGACACCGCGGTGGGGTGGCACCAGCTCAAGCTGCAGCGCCTCGGCCTGGCGGTGCCGGAAGGACACTGGGCTGCGGGCCGGGACACCGTGCGCCTTAACGAGTTTGCTGATGAGCCCTTCATTGGCATGTTGCCGGGGTACGGAACGCGCATGCTCCTCGATGACCTCGCAGCCAGCGCCGGCTTTATTCCGCGCCTCGTCTTCGAGTCGATGGAGCTTACAACCGTCGCTGGGCTCGTCGCCGCGGGGTTGGGCTCCGCGCTCTTGCCGCTCGATGATCCGTACCTCCAGACCAGTAATCTCATCCCGCTGCAGCCCGCGGCTTATCGCGAGCTCGGCCTGGTGTGGCGCATCGGCGATGAGGCACCGCCCGTGGAGCGCTTCAAAGACTTTGTGGTAGGGAATCCGCCAGCGCAGTCAGCACCTCCGGTGTAG
- a CDS encoding MFS transporter codes for MTRTRRATIAMLFVGLAIFSCLYPTQAMLPTLVEDMGMSSTEAAMTISAATGALAVCVIPVSIISERIGRGKLLLVSTIAATLIGMLVPLAPNPEILIATRALQGAVIAGAPATAMAWISEELESTYVARAMGLYIAGTTIGGLTGRLIPTGLLELTSWRWALFGSSLVTLILAIIASILLPYQQNFTPKEIHFRSELSAIFRHGRDTRLIPLFIVAFVAMGTFVSLYNFLGFRLIHHFHLSPGLAGLVFLFYLTGTWSSARAGRLVTQVGHANTLLLSCALFAVGIALCAGSLIPTLLGIVLLTIGFFAAHSTASGWVGHIATHDRAEASSLYVFFYYLGSSVLGALSGMLFDALPWPGFIATYALLAVGIAGMSWVVRKTG; via the coding sequence ATGACGAGAACCCGGCGCGCCACCATCGCCATGCTCTTCGTGGGCCTGGCGATTTTTTCCTGCCTCTATCCCACCCAAGCCATGCTGCCCACGTTGGTGGAGGACATGGGCATGTCCTCCACTGAGGCCGCCATGACTATTTCCGCCGCCACCGGCGCGCTGGCCGTCTGCGTCATCCCAGTCTCCATCATTTCCGAGCGCATTGGGCGCGGCAAGCTCCTGCTTGTTTCCACGATTGCCGCCACGCTCATCGGCATGCTCGTGCCCCTTGCCCCGAACCCGGAGATCCTCATTGCCACCCGCGCGCTTCAGGGCGCGGTCATCGCGGGCGCGCCCGCCACCGCCATGGCCTGGATTTCGGAGGAACTGGAATCCACCTACGTCGCCCGCGCCATGGGCCTCTACATCGCTGGCACCACCATTGGTGGCCTTACCGGCCGCCTTATCCCCACTGGTTTGCTCGAGCTCACCTCCTGGCGCTGGGCGCTGTTCGGCTCCAGCCTGGTCACCCTTATCCTGGCCATCATTGCGTCGATCCTGCTGCCCTACCAGCAGAATTTCACGCCGAAGGAGATTCACTTCCGCTCAGAGCTCAGCGCCATCTTCCGCCACGGGCGCGACACCCGCCTCATCCCACTGTTTATCGTGGCTTTCGTGGCCATGGGCACCTTCGTGTCCCTTTATAACTTCTTAGGCTTCAGGCTCATCCACCATTTCCACCTCTCGCCCGGTCTGGCTGGCTTGGTTTTCCTCTTCTATCTCACGGGCACATGGTCCTCAGCCCGCGCGGGCCGGCTCGTCACGCAGGTAGGCCATGCCAACACGTTGCTGCTGTCCTGTGCGTTGTTTGCCGTGGGCATCGCGCTGTGCGCGGGATCCCTTATCCCCACCTTGCTTGGAATCGTCCTGCTCACTATTGGTTTCTTCGCCGCGCATTCGACGGCTTCGGGCTGGGTAGGCCACATCGCAACGCATGACCGCGCAGAGGCTTCGAGCCTGTATGTCTTCTTCTATTACCTGGGCAGTTCCGTCCTGGGTGCGCTGTCTGGCATGCTTTTCGACGCTCTCCCCTGGCCCGGCTTCATCGCCACCTACGCCTTGCTGGCCGTGGGTATTGCGGGCATGAGTTGGGTTGTGAGAAAAACCGGATAA
- a CDS encoding copper oxidase, with translation MDKWSTRTWHRKASRPVSIWMMVFLLAGVSHILIPNYRWVLIHLFTLGILTNSIVVWSQHLTEKFVQLKLPDSARPQQLARIYLLNVGVICVLIGQLLIEAWEPHWILTQVGATFVAAAVLWHGAVLFGLWRQAESKRFRPVVAAYVASAAFLAVGAALGALLAVFPAHPRLLIAHVAANVGGFVGLAAAGSLTILFPSIWRTKGVNPRMRLSFTLLGLGVLATLIGSAWNVPEVGLIVYCVGWLASLQGWLVNVLTVAEDPRGRITFPALSALLSAFWLVGGLTYYTAQHFLSEEPKIPMLALVVGFAAQLLIGVMSYLMPTTMGGGPSAVRAGLREYNRWGIGRSVFINGGLALWLATSSSLTMVVASLLSLGSMALFPVLTARAVKAQKAVLQKKAEGPAPETTTDWNQALIALAVLVLVGALSFFI, from the coding sequence ATGGACAAGTGGTCAACACGTACATGGCATAGGAAAGCCTCCCGCCCAGTCAGCATCTGGATGATGGTCTTCCTCCTCGCCGGTGTCTCCCACATTCTTATCCCTAATTACCGCTGGGTGCTCATCCATCTTTTTACGCTGGGTATCCTCACCAACAGCATCGTGGTGTGGTCCCAGCACCTCACCGAGAAGTTTGTGCAACTCAAGCTCCCTGATTCCGCGCGGCCGCAGCAGCTCGCGCGCATCTATCTGCTCAACGTCGGCGTCATCTGCGTGCTGATAGGTCAGCTGCTCATTGAGGCATGGGAGCCTCACTGGATTCTGACGCAGGTGGGCGCTACCTTCGTTGCTGCCGCGGTGCTCTGGCACGGCGCGGTGCTCTTCGGCCTGTGGCGACAGGCGGAATCGAAACGCTTCCGGCCGGTCGTCGCCGCCTACGTGGCCTCGGCGGCCTTCCTCGCCGTGGGCGCGGCCCTCGGCGCGCTTCTTGCGGTATTCCCTGCGCATCCGCGTCTGCTCATCGCGCACGTAGCCGCCAACGTGGGTGGCTTCGTGGGCCTTGCCGCGGCAGGTTCGCTCACCATTTTGTTCCCTTCCATCTGGCGGACCAAGGGCGTCAACCCACGCATGCGCCTCAGCTTCACGCTGCTGGGCCTCGGCGTGCTGGCCACCCTCATCGGTTCCGCGTGGAACGTCCCTGAAGTGGGTCTTATCGTCTACTGCGTGGGCTGGTTGGCGAGCCTACAAGGCTGGCTGGTCAATGTCCTCACCGTGGCCGAAGATCCTCGCGGGCGCATCACTTTCCCGGCGCTCTCCGCCCTGCTCTCAGCATTCTGGCTGGTTGGCGGCTTAACCTACTACACCGCGCAGCACTTCTTGAGCGAAGAGCCAAAGATTCCCATGCTCGCGCTTGTCGTCGGCTTTGCCGCCCAACTTCTCATTGGCGTCATGAGCTACCTCATGCCCACGACCATGGGCGGCGGCCCCTCCGCAGTGCGGGCAGGCCTGCGCGAATACAACCGCTGGGGAATCGGACGTTCCGTCTTCATCAACGGCGGCCTCGCGCTGTGGCTGGCCACGTCCAGCTCCCTCACCATGGTTGTCGCTTCTCTGCTCAGCCTCGGTTCCATGGCGCTTTTCCCGGTCCTTACCGCCCGCGCAGTCAAGGCTCAGAAGGCAGTGCTCCAAAAGAAGGCCGAGGGCCCAGCTCCGGAGACCACCACGGACTGGAACCAAGCGCTGATTGCCCTTGCTGTCCTCGTCCTTGTGGGCGCCCTCAGCTTCTTTATCTAA
- a CDS encoding TM0106 family RecB-like putative nuclease has translation MKDVLVATDLVGCRYRLVQRRAHPDIPRTPTGQARAERHAAAIEAALALVPRKGPGSFRRIDLEGTDFERAMATLEALAYGYTHITNAVFSTNEWMVRVELLIREGENYTPVIVSDHRVARPNEKSRAVVVPTHRLGLSEPLPAKYKIKHHAVDGYRLALAARGLEEVGLNSGRGATIGQDRTQAFVTDTSRYPIDAALAQPLPDSPRRVKECASCRFWHLCEPQLEARDDISLFLPGDRANPYRERGIETVQALIDASLGAPSTLAAAWREGIPLLRRSQVSVPRADVEVDVDMEAYLDQGAYLWGARLNGDYIPFATWEPLGGRAEAENFAEFWEWLMNLRAQAHEAGKTFAAYCYSAHGENHWMRRSAERFHQPALQEVEEFISSEEWVDMFVHVKRSFAGTSGLSLKTVAPVAGFEWPEDFDGEESVNARRAALAGDVSAREQILRYNAGDVTATHVVREWMSAGAPGIPPLDP, from the coding sequence GTGAAAGATGTGCTCGTCGCCACGGACCTTGTGGGCTGCCGCTATCGCCTCGTGCAGCGCCGTGCGCATCCAGATATCCCGCGCACCCCGACGGGCCAGGCTCGCGCGGAGCGCCATGCCGCAGCCATTGAGGCCGCCCTAGCCCTCGTTCCGCGCAAAGGCCCCGGCAGCTTTCGGCGCATCGACCTTGAAGGCACCGACTTTGAACGCGCTATGGCCACGCTGGAGGCCCTGGCGTACGGCTATACCCACATCACCAACGCGGTGTTTTCTACCAACGAGTGGATGGTCCGCGTGGAACTCCTTATCCGTGAGGGCGAGAACTACACCCCAGTCATCGTCTCCGATCATCGCGTCGCCCGTCCGAATGAAAAATCGCGCGCCGTGGTCGTGCCCACGCATCGCCTGGGACTGAGCGAGCCTTTGCCGGCGAAGTACAAAATTAAACACCATGCCGTCGACGGCTACCGCCTTGCCCTAGCTGCCCGCGGCCTAGAGGAGGTGGGCCTCAACTCGGGGCGCGGGGCGACGATTGGTCAGGATCGAACCCAGGCTTTTGTGACCGATACCTCGCGTTATCCCATCGATGCTGCACTTGCCCAGCCTCTCCCGGACAGCCCGCGCCGCGTCAAAGAGTGCGCGTCGTGTCGCTTCTGGCATCTGTGCGAGCCGCAGCTTGAGGCTCGCGATGACATCTCCCTCTTCCTCCCGGGCGACCGTGCGAACCCCTACCGCGAGCGGGGGATTGAGACGGTGCAGGCGCTTATCGACGCCTCCCTCGGCGCCCCCTCCACCCTCGCCGCCGCCTGGCGCGAAGGTATTCCGTTGCTGCGTCGTAGCCAGGTCAGCGTTCCCCGTGCAGACGTCGAAGTGGATGTCGATATGGAGGCGTACCTCGACCAAGGCGCCTACCTCTGGGGCGCGCGGCTGAATGGCGACTACATTCCTTTCGCCACGTGGGAGCCGTTGGGTGGCCGCGCCGAGGCGGAGAATTTCGCCGAGTTCTGGGAGTGGCTGATGAACCTGCGGGCCCAGGCGCACGAAGCGGGTAAGACGTTTGCCGCGTACTGTTACTCTGCCCACGGCGAAAACCACTGGATGCGCCGCTCTGCCGAGCGCTTCCACCAGCCTGCGCTCCAGGAAGTGGAGGAGTTCATTTCCTCTGAGGAGTGGGTCGACATGTTTGTCCACGTCAAACGCAGCTTCGCTGGGACGTCAGGCTTGAGTCTCAAGACCGTCGCGCCCGTCGCGGGGTTTGAGTGGCCGGAGGACTTCGACGGCGAGGAATCAGTCAACGCTCGCCGCGCCGCACTGGCCGGCGACGTTTCTGCCCGCGAGCAGATCCTGCGCTATAACGCCGGCGATGTCACCGCCACCCACGTGGTCCGCGAATGGATGTCCGCTGGCGCGCCGGGCATCCCGCCGCTGGACCCCTAA
- a CDS encoding DUF6474 family protein has protein sequence MSLIKKIRKARREARAELKAAKTRAKAEVKAADKARHRQQKLLAKQEKALIKSEEKGLKKRRKHEYKMAQKELERIKEGRFNKNNVKRYAGALRTAAPLLLPLIYRGITAAQREVEKNRAKKAGVSADQLASFAGHGAPLKARTAGIRNSLKDANVPVGFKRDVKERLNELDAAIENAEYMTEQQRQRAHRSISGEIDSINADIQAKLRT, from the coding sequence ATGAGCTTGATCAAGAAGATCCGCAAGGCCCGCCGCGAAGCCCGCGCCGAGCTCAAGGCCGCCAAGACCCGCGCAAAGGCCGAGGTCAAGGCAGCAGATAAGGCAAGGCACCGCCAGCAGAAGCTACTGGCCAAGCAGGAGAAGGCCCTCATCAAGTCCGAGGAGAAGGGTCTGAAGAAGCGCCGCAAGCACGAGTACAAGATGGCGCAGAAGGAACTCGAGCGCATCAAGGAAGGCCGTTTTAATAAGAACAACGTCAAGCGTTACGCCGGCGCCCTGCGCACCGCAGCCCCGCTGCTGCTGCCGCTGATTTACCGCGGTATTACCGCCGCGCAGCGTGAGGTAGAAAAGAATCGCGCTAAGAAGGCGGGCGTCTCCGCTGACCAGCTCGCGTCCTTTGCTGGCCACGGCGCACCACTCAAGGCCCGCACCGCCGGCATTCGCAACTCCCTGAAGGACGCCAACGTGCCGGTCGGCTTCAAGCGTGACGTCAAGGAGCGCCTCAATGAGCTAGACGCCGCTATCGAGAACGCCGAGTACATGACCGAGCAGCAGCGTCAGCGTGCACACCGCTCCATCTCCGGTGAGATTGACTCCATTAACGCAGACATCCAGGCCAAGCTGCGCACTTAA
- a CDS encoding histone-like nucleoid-structuring protein Lsr2 → MARREVTQFFDDLDNSPLTEEELTVIRFSVDGKDYLLDVSKENAEKFHAAMEPFVKAARHPIKKETRSYKPADVREWAAKHGYEVAERGKIRNDVILAYRDANNL, encoded by the coding sequence ATGGCTCGCCGCGAAGTAACGCAGTTCTTTGATGACCTTGACAATAGCCCGCTTACTGAAGAAGAACTTACCGTCATCCGTTTTAGCGTTGACGGGAAGGATTATCTCCTGGATGTTTCCAAGGAGAATGCAGAGAAGTTTCACGCCGCAATGGAACCTTTTGTGAAGGCTGCTCGCCACCCCATCAAAAAGGAAACCCGCAGCTACAAACCCGCTGATGTCCGCGAATGGGCAGCCAAGCACGGCTACGAGGTAGCTGAGCGCGGCAAGATTCGCAACGACGTTATTTTGGCCTACCGCGACGCCAACAACCTTTAA
- a CDS encoding LuxR C-terminal-related transcriptional regulator, which produces MIRVLLADDHEIVRLGLRSVLEGAEDIEVVGEVATAEAAVSAAQAGGIDVLLMDLRFGAGIEGTRVMTGAEATAAIRFSMDNPPKVLVVTNYDTDADILGAIESGAVGYLLKDAPPAELLAAVRSAAEGDSALSPIVADKLMTRVRTPRTSLTPRELEVLKLVAAGSSNREIGVELMLSEATVKSHLVHIYDKLGVRSRTSAVAAAREQGVL; this is translated from the coding sequence GTGATTAGGGTCTTGCTTGCCGATGACCACGAGATCGTGCGCCTGGGTCTACGCTCGGTGCTCGAGGGCGCCGAGGACATCGAGGTAGTAGGTGAGGTCGCCACGGCTGAAGCCGCGGTATCTGCCGCACAAGCAGGCGGAATCGATGTCCTCCTCATGGACCTGCGCTTTGGCGCCGGTATTGAAGGCACTCGCGTCATGACCGGTGCGGAGGCTACCGCCGCTATCCGCTTCTCCATGGACAATCCCCCCAAGGTCCTTGTGGTCACCAACTATGACACCGATGCGGATATTCTCGGTGCCATCGAATCAGGTGCGGTCGGCTACTTGCTGAAAGACGCTCCGCCGGCCGAGCTGCTCGCCGCGGTGCGGTCCGCTGCCGAGGGTGACTCGGCACTGTCCCCCATCGTGGCCGACAAGCTGATGACCCGCGTGCGCACCCCACGCACGTCGCTTACCCCGCGCGAGCTGGAGGTTCTCAAGCTGGTGGCTGCAGGTTCTTCCAACCGTGAAATTGGCGTGGAGCTTATGCTCTCAGAAGCCACGGTGAAGTCCCACCTTGTCCACATCTACGACAAGCTAGGCGTGCGCTCGCGCACCTCTGCCGTGGCAGCTGCCCGCGAGCAGGGAGTCCTTTAA
- a CDS encoding sensor histidine kinase, which yields MTSTLDQRSVDSDAMRNGIHILTATLLVVAIFTTVRLPLWQGVLNLLLLVSFAVVYFGGSAYVESLPRIAQYGWLAILTVLWLADMAVAPAAIYLVFSLYFVYLYVLEMIPGIICVLVATVVTVVVQIPGGLTFGGIMGPAVSALVTIAITYAFSALSRMNRELMETRSQLVESEREAGMTAERQRIAHEIHDTLAQGLSSIQMLLHAADRDLATENIPKAQERIELARRTAADNLHEARAMIAALQPAALSETSLGAALTRMADNFAATGDVDVSVDVEGEAQQLPMKVEAALLRIAQGAVGNVVKHAHASKARVTVTYAPDEVRVDVVDNGQGFDVEAVENKPAGLGHIGLAAMRRRAEELGGEVVIESTPGTGTAVSVSVPLNNDVD from the coding sequence ATGACCTCCACACTAGACCAGCGTTCAGTTGACTCGGATGCAATGCGCAACGGGATCCACATCCTGACCGCGACGCTTCTGGTGGTGGCTATCTTCACCACGGTGCGCCTGCCCTTGTGGCAGGGCGTACTCAACCTGCTGCTGCTCGTGTCCTTCGCCGTGGTCTACTTCGGTGGGTCCGCCTACGTCGAATCGCTGCCCCGCATTGCGCAATATGGTTGGCTGGCTATCCTCACGGTGCTATGGCTTGCGGATATGGCGGTGGCCCCAGCGGCCATCTACCTCGTCTTTTCCTTGTACTTTGTGTACCTCTACGTGCTGGAGATGATTCCCGGCATTATCTGCGTGCTCGTGGCCACGGTGGTGACCGTCGTTGTGCAGATACCCGGCGGGCTGACTTTTGGTGGCATCATGGGGCCGGCAGTCTCAGCTTTGGTGACTATCGCTATCACCTATGCTTTCTCTGCCTTGAGCAGAATGAACCGCGAACTTATGGAAACTCGCTCGCAGTTAGTGGAGTCCGAGCGCGAGGCTGGCATGACCGCCGAACGCCAGCGCATTGCGCACGAGATTCACGACACCTTGGCCCAAGGGCTGTCCTCGATTCAAATGCTGCTCCATGCTGCTGACCGTGACCTCGCCACGGAGAATATCCCCAAGGCGCAAGAACGCATTGAGCTGGCGCGCCGCACCGCAGCGGATAACCTCCATGAAGCCCGCGCCATGATTGCGGCACTGCAGCCGGCCGCACTGTCCGAAACGTCCCTCGGGGCAGCGCTGACCCGCATGGCGGATAATTTTGCGGCCACCGGGGACGTGGACGTTTCAGTGGATGTGGAAGGCGAAGCGCAGCAGCTGCCTATGAAGGTGGAGGCGGCGTTGTTGAGGATTGCGCAGGGCGCGGTGGGCAACGTCGTCAAGCATGCCCACGCCTCCAAGGCCCGAGTGACCGTCACGTATGCGCCGGACGAGGTGCGCGTGGACGTGGTGGATAACGGCCAGGGCTTTGATGTGGAGGCCGTGGAGAATAAACCAGCCGGACTAGGCCATATTGGGCTCGCGGCCATGCGTCGGCGTGCGGAAGAGCTCGGCGGCGAGGTCGTGATCGAATCCACACCAGGCACGGGCACGGCAGTCTCAGTTAGTGTGCCCTTAAATAACGATGTAGATTAA
- a CDS encoding DUF2020 domain-containing protein yields the protein MRLSLLPPLAACLIGIGLLTTGCADSGQPANPTPNDTHDSAPVEYPEHSEANGDGLAIDASAEVTDWEDCPYLDTQWVADTNGQRMTRWGVDKRFSTPACVFWSYPEEPQATVIVREMPSVEEARAVVDAAAPINDTELAEFDGWSGGRGVFEDHSVFAVQKDTHAVLVWSNQLQTLKPQLIAQETIAHLRL from the coding sequence ATGCGCCTCAGCCTACTTCCCCCTCTTGCTGCCTGTCTGATCGGTATCGGCCTTCTCACCACCGGCTGCGCAGACTCCGGTCAGCCCGCAAACCCCACACCGAACGACACTCACGACAGCGCCCCCGTTGAATATCCGGAGCACTCCGAGGCCAACGGCGATGGACTTGCCATCGACGCCTCCGCGGAGGTCACCGACTGGGAAGACTGCCCTTACCTGGATACCCAGTGGGTCGCAGATACGAATGGGCAGAGGATGACCCGGTGGGGCGTCGACAAGCGCTTTAGCACCCCTGCCTGCGTATTCTGGTCCTACCCGGAGGAGCCGCAGGCCACCGTCATCGTACGGGAGATGCCCAGCGTGGAGGAGGCGCGCGCGGTTGTCGATGCCGCCGCCCCCATCAACGACACCGAGCTGGCGGAATTCGACGGCTGGTCAGGCGGGCGTGGAGTATTTGAGGATCACTCCGTCTTCGCCGTGCAGAAGGACACCCACGCGGTGCTCGTGTGGTCAAACCAGTTACAAACCCTGAAGCCGCAGCTCATTGCGCAGGAGACTATTGCACACCTTAGGCTCTAA
- a CDS encoding class E sortase translates to MPQPTTRRRTTVSTVVGELMLTAGVLLLLFAFYESYWTNIASGHLQEEANETLQEEWHNPRGQGQAPRLGEAFARLYIPAFGSDFAFAVLEGTNEDDLLRGPGRYTDTQMPGELGNFAVAGHRVGKGAPFNDLDNLQTCDAIVIETSTEWTTYRVLPIDGAPAECLTPEQREKPEYRQIQGRHITLPGDVSVLDPIPGTPPDAGIEASEGLLTLTTCHPQFSNAERMIIHAMETEREEKSPGSHENDRPAVLEEN, encoded by the coding sequence ATGCCACAGCCCACAACGCGACGAAGAACAACGGTGAGCACCGTCGTTGGGGAGCTCATGTTGACAGCCGGTGTGCTGCTTTTGCTCTTCGCGTTCTATGAGTCCTACTGGACCAATATCGCATCCGGCCACCTGCAGGAGGAAGCCAACGAAACCCTGCAGGAGGAGTGGCACAACCCGCGTGGACAGGGCCAGGCACCGAGGCTGGGTGAGGCCTTTGCGCGCCTTTACATCCCGGCTTTTGGTTCTGACTTCGCTTTTGCGGTGCTGGAAGGCACGAATGAAGATGACCTGCTGCGCGGCCCCGGACGGTATACGGATACGCAGATGCCCGGTGAGCTGGGTAATTTCGCTGTCGCGGGGCATCGCGTGGGCAAAGGCGCGCCGTTTAATGACCTGGATAACCTGCAGACCTGCGATGCCATTGTGATTGAGACCTCTACGGAGTGGACTACCTACCGCGTGCTGCCCATTGATGGAGCCCCAGCCGAGTGTCTCACGCCTGAGCAGCGAGAAAAGCCAGAGTACCGGCAGATTCAGGGACGCCACATTACGCTTCCGGGTGATGTCAGCGTGTTGGATCCGATACCGGGCACCCCGCCGGACGCGGGCATTGAGGCTAGTGAGGGGCTGCTCACGCTCACCACGTGCCACCCGCAATTTTCCAATGCGGAGCGCATGATTATCCACGCCATGGAGACCGAGCGGGAAGAGAAATCCCCCGGGTCTCACGAGAATGACCGCCCCGCCGTCTTGGAGGAGAACTAA